Within the Enterobacter bugandensis genome, the region TAAATCCCGTCAGCAGCGCTACGCCAAAAAGTGGTAGTGCAATATTGTTGCTGTTGGTGTAGGTCACCGGGATGGCCTGGTTGACCCCAATCTCACTGTTCGCCGCCAGTGAACTGCTGCTGTAAAGCCGGTAGCCCACCACGTCGGTGCCGCCTGAACGCGTCATGCGGCGCACCGAGGCGTAGTTTTGCCCGCCGTTGATACTCATGCTCAGCGCCACGCCCGGCGTGCAGGCGATGGACAGCGCCCCGTTGGGCACAAAGCTGGTGCTGACCGGGGCACTCTCCACGCCGGTATGGGTTCCAAAATCCAGCGTCCCGAAGATCCCGCCGGTCCCCGTCGTGACAGAACATCCCGGCACGACGGTCGCGCTCACCTTAAACGACTGCGACGTCACAGCGCCGGCCCCGGAAACCAGGGTCAGCCCCAGCGCCAGCGCAAAAAAAGGCTGCACGATCCCCTCTGCGCAAGCGCGCAGACTTAAAAAGGAGGCCTTCATGGCTGGAGCTAGTAGGTGACGCTGACGTTGATCGTGTCGGTATAAGTGCCCGGCACCACCGTGACGCTGTTACCGCCGCCGGTGATGCGCCCGTAAAGGGTGTAGCTGTTGACCCCGCCCGCCGTCGACGCGACCGGCAGCGCCGCGTTGTTGGCGATGACGTTGTTAAATCCGCTGTCGCTGTACAGACTGTAAGCCACGCCCTGCGCCGCATTGGCGGTATTGATCAGATAGCGCGCAGGCGTGCCCGGCGTGCCGACCACGGTACCGGGTGCGGTGGAGTTAGTGTTGCCGGTGATCGCCACCGTATAGCTGGCGGTGGTGCACTGAATGGTGAACGTATTCCCGCCGCTGGCGCCGGTGAGCTGGGTGGTCAGCGTGGAAAACGTGGCGGGATGGGTACCAAAATCGAGTGTCCCGAAGTTAATACCGTTTTGCGTGGGCGATCCGTTAATCAGACACCCGTTTGTGAGGGTCAGCGTCGCACCGATGGTGCCGCTGCTGGTCACGGCCAGCGCAGGATGTACCGTTGTCGCCGCCAGTAACGCGCCAGCGCAGATTAAAAGGCGTTTTCTTTTCATTTTCCACCCTCCGGAAGTCAAACGCGTTCCCTTGCCACATTTTATTTATGCTGTTCAAGATGTTAGCCCCGCTTAAGGTTCCTCTGAGAGGGGTTAATGAGAATTTAGTTTACGGATATCGCTTCCACCACCCGCCCCAAAACGCATAATCCTTGTGTCCTATTGACTTAATATTCTTATAAATAACAATGAATTAAAATTATTTTGGCCGCATTTTTATTTTTTCAGAAGAGAATATATCCCTTATAGTGTGATCACCATCACAATATATCGTTATGCCACCAACAACAAAATCAATAAAACTTAAAAACTTGTTGTAACCCCCTACGCTTTGCGTCAATTTATGTGCCGAATATTTTCCCGCGCAGTAATAAAAAATTTATATGTATCGGCGCGGGCGACATCTGATAGCGCATAGAGGGTCTTTTTTCGTGGCAAGTGCAAACAAACTTACACTCTTCATCGTGATATTCATGCTGGCGGGTATTCTTTCAGGGGCGGCAATTCACGAGTACGCATCTGCGGATGCCATCAAAGCCTGGTCGGATAATATTACCCTTCTGACCGATATTTTCCTCCGTCTGATCAAAATGGTTATTGCGCCGCTGGTCTTCAGCACGCTGACCGTGGGCATTATGAAGCTGGGAGAAACCTCCACCATAGGCCGGGTGGGCGGCAAAGCGATGGTATGGTTCATCAGTTCATCCGTGCTTTCTATTCTGGTCGGACTGTTTATCGTCACGCTGGAGCGTCCGGGAAGCGGCCTGAACCTGACTATTCCAACCGAGGCGGTGGATACCGGTCTGGCCGTGGGCGGGATGACGCTGAAAGCGTTCCTGTCTCACACCATTCCCACCAGCATCGCGGGGGCGATGTCGAACAATGAGATCCTGCAGATAGTGGTGTTCTCGATGTTCTTCGGCATCGGCGGCGCGTCGCTGGGGCAGAAATTCAACGCGCCGCTGGTGGCCGCACTGGATGTGGTTTCCCATATCATGCTGAAGGTAACGGGTTACGTGATGTACGTTGCGCCACTGGCCATCTTCGCGGCGATCTCCTCCGTCATTGCCACGCAGGGTCTGGGCATCCTGTTGAACTACGCCTCCTTTATTGGCGGCTACTACGTTGCCATTCTTCTCACCTGCATGGTGCTGCTGGCCGTGGGTTACATGGTGCTGAAAAAAGAGGTGTTTCGCCTGGTCAGCATGCTGAAAGATCCGGTGCTGGTCGCATTCACCACCAGCAGTTCTGAAGCGGCCTACCCTAAAACGCTGGAGCAGCTGGAGCGCTTTGGCTGCTCGCGCAATATCGCCTCTTTCGTTCTGCCGATTGGCTACTCCTTCAACCTCGTGGGGTCAATGGTGTACTGCTCGTTTGCCTCGATGTTTATTGCGCAGGCGTACAACATTCACCTGAGCTTCTCTGAGGTGACGGTGCTGATGTTAACCCTGATGCTGGCGTCAAAAGGCATTGCGGGCGTGCCGCGTTCTTCGCTGGTGGTGCTGGCCGCAACGATCCCGAGCTTTAACATTCCGGTGGCGGGGATCCTGCTGCTGATGGGGATCGACCACTTCCTGGATATGGGGCGTTCCGCGATTAACGTGCTGGGGAACGGGATTGCGACGGCGATGCTTTCGCAGAATGAAGGTGCGCGGGAAGCTGAAGCTGAACTGGTAAAGCAGGAAGCGTAATGGCATGAAAAAGGGTGAGGCCTGATGCCCTCACCCCAGCCCTCACCCACAGGGAGAGGGAGCAAACACTAAAAACGGCAACCTGGGTTGCCGTTTTGCATTTACCTACGCTACATGATTCGCCGCGATATCCAGCAGCGCCATCTCTTCGCTGTTCAGCAGCTTTTCGATGTTCACCAGAATCAGCATACGCTCGCCGAGCGCCCCCAGGCCGGTCAGGTATTCGGTCGACAGCGTGACCGCAAACTCCGGCGCAGGACGAATCTGGTCAGAGGTCAGGGAAAGCACGTCAGATACGCCATCCACCACGATACCCACCACGCGCTGTCCCAGGTTCAGGACGATCACGACGGTATTGTCGTTGTAGTCAACGTCGCCCTGGCTGAACTTCACGCGCAGATCCACGATTGGCACAATCACGCCGCGCAGATTGGTGACACCTTTAATAAACGCTGGCGTGTTAGCGATGCGGGTAACCTGGTCGTAACCACGAATTTCCTGCACTTTCAGGATATCGATGCCGTACTCCTCATCGCCCAAAGTGAATACCAGGAACTCCTGCCCTGATGGCTCGCCCGCCAGTTTCGTTACATTACTCATACCGGTCATGTTATTACCTTCTACTTAATCAGGCGGCTGTGTACGCCACACGTTGTTCACGATTTAATCCCTGAAGCGCCGACACGTCGACGATCAGCGCCACGCTACCATCCCCCAGAATGGTGGCAGCAGAAATACCCGGCACCTTGCGGTAGTTGCTTTCGAGATTCTTCACCACCACCTGGTGCTGACCAATCAGCTGATCGACCAGCAGCGCGTAGCGACGGCCCGCGCTTTGCAGGATCACCACGATACCCTGCGTGGCCTCGGTCTTCGCCCCGTCCACTTCGAACACTTTCCACAGCTCGACCAGCGGCAGGTACTCACCGCGCACTTCGAGAACGCGCTCGCCGCCCGCCAGCGGATGCAGATCTTCTTCACGCGGCTGGAGGGATTCCATCACCGCGTTCAGCGGCAGAATGAAGACTTCGTCCGCGACTTTGACCGACATGCCGTCGAGGATCGCCAGCGTCAGCGGGAGCAGGATGCGGATGGTGGTGCCGGAGCCCTGTTTAGACTGGATCTCAACGTGGCCGCCCATCTCCTGAATGTTACGTTTCACCACGTCCATGCCGACGCCGCGTCCGGAAACGTCCGTCACCTGCTCGGCGGTCGAGAAGCCCGGCGCGAAGATCAGCATGCCCACTTCTTCGTCGGTCATGTTTTCATTCACCGCCATCCCCTGTGAAATGGCTTTCGCCAGGATGCGCTCGCGGTTAAGGCCCGCGCCGTCGTCGGTCACTTCGATGCAGATGTTCCCGCCCTGATGTTCCGCAGAGAGGATCAGATTCCCGACCGGAGATTTCCCGGCGGCAATGCGGTTTTCCGGCAGTTCAATACCGTGGTCGAGGCTGTTACGCACCAGGTGCGTTAACGGGTCGATGATGCGCTCGATCAGGCTCTTATCCAGCTCCGTTGAGCTGCCCATCAGGGTCAGTTCAATCTGCTTATTCAGCTTGCTGGCAAGGTCGCGCACCAGGCGCGGGAAGCGGCTGAAGACATATTCCATCGGCATCATGCGGATGGACATCACCGATTCCTGCAGGTCGCGGGCATTACGCTGAAGCTGGCCCATGCTGGTGATCAGATCGCCGTGCGTGACCGGGTCGAGTTCGTTAGAACGCTGCGCCAGCATGGACTGGGTGATCACCAGTTCGCCAACCAGGTTAATCAGCTGGTCAACCTTCTCAACGGCAACGCGAATGCTGGTGGACTCACTGGAGCGCGCGGCCGGTTTTTCACCACGGCCAGGCGCCGCGGCCTCTTTTGGCACCGCCTTCAGCACCGGGGCCGCTGGGGCCACAGCCGGTGCGGCGGCTTGGGCAACGACGGCAACCTCTTCTTCTGCAGCCGGAGCTGCTACCGCGGCGGCTTCCGTTTCGAAGGCGATCTGGTCGGCTTCAATGACAAAGCACAGCACCGCCACGATATCGTCCTGACTGATACCGTCATCGAGGGTCGCCGCGAGGCTGTCTTTGCCTTTCACTACGTTACTTAATTTCGCCAGGTTACCCAGCTCTTCTTCCAGCAGGTTAACTTCGCTCTCTTTCAGGCGTGACAGCACAACGCGCAGCTTGCCCGCTTGCGCGGCGGCTGGCGCGGCCTCTTCAGCAGCAACCGCATCGACAACGCTCAGCTTTGCCGCAGGGACAACGGCTGCAGCGACCTCACCTTTTGCTTCCAGGGCGAGCTGGCGCAGCGCATTGCAGATGTATTCAAAGCTGGCGGCATCAGGCTCTGCCGAACTTTTATAGGCGTCGAGCTGTTCCTGCATAATATCTTTGGTTTCCAAAAACAGGTTGATAATGTCGGTATTGAGCTGCATCTCACCGCGTCGTGCTTCATCAAGCAGGTTTTCCATTAAATGGGTCGTTTCCTGCAGGATGGTAAATCCAAACGTTCCGGCTCCGCCTTTAATAGAATGCGCCGCGCGGAAGATGGCATTGAGCTGCTCAGAGTCGGGTGCTTCGGGCACCAGATCGAGCAAATGTTGCTCCATATCCGCCAACAGTTCGTCGGCTTCATCAAAGAATGTCTGGTAAAAATCGCTAATATCCATGCTCACGCTATCACCTCGGATTGGCTGGTGGCGATGTTGGAACGGCAGCCGCAGGGACGGCCCCAGGCTGTTTTAAATCGTCCAGTGACTCATTCTGACTTTCGGCGTTTTCGTGCAGGATGGCCTGCTCCGCCTGCTGGTTCAGCACTAAAAGACTGATACGACGGTTGATGGCGTCATCCGGCCCGCGGTCGGAGACCCGCATGGTTGCTGCCATGCCGACTACGCGCAGTACCTTGCCATCATCAAGCCCACCTGCCACCAGCTCGCGACGCGAGGCGTTGGCACGATCGGCAGAAAGCTCCCAGTTGCTGTATCCCTTCTCCCCACTGGCGTACGGGAAGTCATCCGTGTGGCCCGACAGGCTGATTCGGTTAGGAATGCCGTTCAGCACCGGCGCAATGGCGCGTAAAATATCGCGCATGTACGGCTCAACTTCCGCACTCCCGGTTTTAAACATCGGGCGGTTCTGGCTGTCGATAATCTGAATACGCAGCCCTTCCTGGACCAGATCGATTTTCAGGTGCGGCCGCAGCGCGCGTAGTTTAGGATCTGCTTCAATCAGCTGGTCGAGATCGCCACGCAGTTTTTTCAGACGCGCCTGCTCCATCTTGCGTTTCAGCTCGTCGATGTTCGGCTCTTTTTTCACCTCACCCTTCTGCTGGGTGTAATCATCGCCGCCGCCAGGGATCGGGCTTTCGCTGTTAGAGATACGCGGCCCACCGGTCACCGCCGTCGCCAGCGGGGTACGGAAATATTCGGCAATCTGGATAAGCTCCTTCGGGCTGGAGATGGAGATCAGCCACATCACCAGAAAGAACGCCATCATTGCGGTCATAAAGTCGGCGTACGCGATTTTCCAGGAGCCGTGGGAACCGTGCCCGCCGCCCTTGTGCTTGCGTTTTTTAACGATGACGATCGGATGGGACTGGTTTTTCATGCGTCCTCAGTTGTCGTCTGTTGGTTTGGGTTTTTCACCGCGCGCACGTGTTCTTCAAGCTCGATAAACGACGGACGCTCGCTGGAGTAAAGCGTTTTACGGCCAAATTCAACCGCGATCGGTGGCGCGTAACCGTTGAGGTTAGAGAGCAGCGTGATCTTCACGCACTGCATCATTTTGGTGGTTTCCGCGCTTTTCTGGCGCAGCACGCTTGCCAGCGGAGAGATAAAACCATAAGCCAGCAAAATACCGAGGAAGGTGCCCACCATCGCATGGGCAATCAGCGCGCCCAGTTCAGCCGCCGGACGGTCCGCCGAGGCCAGGGCGTGTACCACCCCCATGACCGCCGCCACGATACCAAACGCCGGAAGGGAGTCGCCCACCAGCGCCAGGCTGTTGGCCGGCACTTCAGATTCGCTTTCGTGGGTTTCGATCTCTTCGTCCATCAGCGCTTCAATTTCGAAGGTATTCATATTGCCGCTGATGATGAGACGCAGGTAATCGACGATGAAATCCAGCATCATGGCGTCCGCCAGAATGCGCGGATAGCTGGCAAAAATTTCGCTCTCTTTCGGGTTTTCGATATCCCGTTCAAGCGAGAACATCCCCTGCTGACGCGACTTCGCCATCAGGCGATAGAGCAGCGCCAGCAGATCCATATACATGCTTTTGGTGTATTTTGAGCGACGGAACAGCAATGGAATTGCTTTCAACGTGCCCTTGATCGATTTACCGTTGTTGCCAACGATAAAAGCCCCTACCCCTGCGCCGCCGATGATAATAAGTTCAGCCGGTTGATAGAGTGCTCCAAGGTGCCCGCCGGTCATCATGTAACCGCCGAAAACTGTACCGAGAACTACCAGGTAACCTAATAAGATAAGCACGACATCATCCTTCCGCTAGTGACTATGGCAAGGACGTCCAGCTCGCAGCGTTTACCGTTTGCGGGGTAAAAAAAAGCAGCGGTAATGACTTACCGCTGCTGGAATCTTGCCCACACGTTCGGGTTAAACAGCTTGTTCGATCTGTTCATCCAGCAGTTGTGGAATAATATCGGCAGCATCCCGGGAAAGTTTACGTCTTTTTACTGCGCGGGACGGCGGCTGACATAAACTACAGGCGAAGCTGCCTGCAGGCTGATGAGCATGGGTAATAAAATTGCCGTCGCAGCAATTGCAGCGCGACAGTTCAAGCATTCCGCTCTCAACAAAACGCACCAGCGTCCATGCGCGGGTCAGCGCCAGCAGAGGGCCTTCTTCCTGCTGTGGGCATTGTTCAAGGTAAAGTTTGTACGCTTTGATCACGGCGTCTACGCCGCTACACAAACCGGTTTTGAGAAGATACTGCCAGGCATTACAGAACATGGAAGCGTGGATGTTCTGCTCCCAGGTCATAAACCAGTCCGTAGAAAACGGCAGCATGCCTTTCGGCGGGGGACTACCGCGTAACTCTTTATACAGTTTGATGAGGCGACCACGGCTCAGCTGAGTCTCGCTTTCCAGCATTTGTAAACGAGCACCCAGCGTAATCAGCTCCATGGCCAGCTGTATGTCACGCGCTTCCTGAACAATGCTTTTTTCGCTCATTGCTAGGCCCTTTTCTTACGGGCTGCGTCATCAGGCTGACTGATGTCGCTAAGCAAGCGAGTGGAGAGCAGGATACCGGTATGGATCTGTTGCAGATCGTCCACGCGGGATTCCTGCGTCAGACGCGTTATCGTCTGCGGATTATCAAAACGGAACTGGCACACCAGTTGATTCGTTTCCGCCAGTTTTACCATCTGCGGGAGGGTTAATCCACCCAGCATGGTTGCCATTTCTTCGTTAATACCCAGACGAAACATCGCGGACGCTTTGTCCTGACTAATTAAACGCTGCGCGAGCAGTAAATATGACAAATTGATGTCATAGATATGTTTTAGCAACTCGGATGTATGCATTGTTCCCATCCCGAATAACCAACTATTATTTTTATGCGGAAAGACCGCACCCCGTGATGTCGCCGGGAAATCACCCGGTATAAAAAAGAAAAGGCTAAATGCATAGTTGAATCTAGGTTTGTATTCATCCAAACGCGCAAGGGATGCAACGCGGTTACATCTCTTACAGGTTTTATCATTTCTTACAAATAACTAAGATTTTTCCTAATTCGACGCAAACTCTACTCGCCAGATTTGACACATACAATGCAGCCACCCTCAAATTTAAAAAAAATGTGATCCACGTCACACAATTTAAGTGAATGTTACCCATAAATCCATCAGTATGACTTCTAATTTGCTTATTTTTTAAGCAATCGGCACTGTTTTGTATTCTTAATCGACGAATACTCATGCATAAGCTTGAGAATAAGTGGCACGCAATGTGCTTTTACCCGTGCGTGCAGAATCAGCAATCGTTTACATCGCGTATGCGTCAGGGACACATTTTGATTACTTCGATAAAACATAGAGTTATGCATTTCTGGCAAAAAAATTGTTTCATTGCGTGATCATTCGAAATGCGTTTATAACTTGTTAGAACGATTTAATAGTGAAAGCGAGGATTTGTGTGACTTACGTTAAGTTGTTAATTTTTTTCATTTAGGCGCATTTATCAGTTATTCTTCTTATAAGAATAATTAATGAATAATTATGATAAGCTTCACACTAATGTCGTATTCAAGTCTTGCGAAACCAGGAAATTCGCGGTAATGGTGATGAAACGCTGTCTGTTAGACATCTAAGGAGTGCGCCATGAGTTACTCCCATCTTCTTGTTTCTGTTGCCGTTTCCCCCGAAAGCCACCAGCTTGTCGCCCGGGCCGTTTCCATCGCCCGGCCGCATAATGCGCGCATCAGCCTCATTACCCTCGCGGCCGAGCCCGAGATGTACAATCAACTGGCGGCCCCGATGCTGGAAGATATTCGTGAGGTTTTGCAGGAGGAAACGCAGCAGTTTCTGCGAGAGCTTGTCGAAAAAGCAGAGTACCCCATTGATGAAACCGTTATTGCGACGGGGGAACTGAATGCCCATATTCTTAATATGTGCCGCAAGCAGAATATTGATTTAGTGATTTGCGGGAACCATAACCACAGCTTTATATCAAGGGCTACCTGCGCGGCAAAATCTATTATCGCCTCAAGCCAGGTTGACGTGCTGTTAGTCCCGCTTGGGGGGGCTTAACCCCCCCAGAGGAATATCAGGCGAGTTTAGGGAAGGTCGCGATCTTTTTTTGCAGATCGCCTTCGTGACTTTGCGGGGCTATTTCGCGTAGATCCTGAATAAAACGCGCCTGCCAGTGATTTATATCGTTATTCCGGATCGTCTCCATCATTTCGGCATGGCGGGAAATTCGCTCCGTCAGCGGCATGGTCAGCGCGCGGTTGAGGGCATTTGCCACATCATCCCGATCGTAAGGGTTAACGAGCAGCGCTGAGGTCAGTTCGTTCGCTGCCCCTGCAAACTGGGAAAGCACCAGCACGCCCGGATCCGCCGGGTCCTGAGCCGCCACGTACTCTTTTGCCACCAGGTTCATCCCGTCACGCAGCGGCGTAACCAGGCCAACGTCGGCGTAGCGGAAGACCTTCATCAGGATCTTACGGTCAAAATGCTGATTCAGATAAAAGAGCGGCGTCCAGCCCAGTTGGCCGTAGCGCCCGTTGATGCGCCCTGCTTCGGTCTCCAGCTGATGACGAATATCCTGATAGGCCTGCACTTCCCCGCGCGACGTTGGCGCGATCTGGGTATAGCGGATTTTACCGTGGTGCTGAGGATATTTATCCAGCAGCGTTTCATACGCCAGGAAGCGTTCCGGCAACCCTTTGGAATAATCCAGACGCTCTACCGAGAAGATATTCTTCACGTGCTTGAGTTCATTCTTAAGCTGGGCCAGCTTCGGCGGCAGCGGGCCCGAGGCCTGTTCCGCAATTTCGTCGGGTTCAATACCAATCGGATAGACCTCGGTGTGGAAGGTTTTTCCCCACGCCGTATGGGTTTTGCCGCCGTTGGTTACCAGGCGCGTTTTGCCTGACACGGAGTCCAGGAACGCGAGACGGTCATTTTCGGTCTGGAAGCCCAGCAGGTCATAATCACACAGCGCCTCCAGGAGTTCTTCATGCGGCGGCAGCGCGGTGAAAATTTCCGGCGTCGGGAACGGAATGTGCAGGAAGAAGCCAATTCGGTTATTGACTCCCCTTTTACGCAGCTCTCTGGCGAAGGGGAGCAGATGATAATCGTGGATCCATAAAATATCGTCTTCCTCTATTAAAGGCAGCAGTTTATCCGCCAGCAGCGCGTTCACCCGCGAGTAGCCCTCGAAGGATTCACGCTGGAATTTCACCAGGTCAAGACGATAGTGAAACGCAGGCCACAGGACCGCGTTGGAGAACTGCGAGTAATACTCGTCATAGTCTTTCTCTTTGAGCGCAAATGATGCCCACGTAATGTTCCCGCGCGTCACCTTTTTAAGCGGTTTCTCTTGTTCATTGATTTCACCGCTCCAGCCAAACCACAGCCCGCCAGCAGCTTTTAAGGCACCTAATACCCCTACCGCCAGGCCACCTGCACTGGCTTTTTTATCATCAGGCGGTGCAATTCGGTTAGAGACGACGACTAAGCGACCCATAATGGTTTCCCCCTTTGTTTTGCGCTATTTGTTGTTGTTGCTGGTTAGCGATATCAGAAATCCACTGCCAGACGGCCTCGACATTCGCCAGACGCCATTCAGCGACAGTGTCACCAGGCCCTACCTTGACGGCGATCCCTCCGGCCTGTTTCACCACGCGAAAACCGGCCTCATCGGTCAGGTCATCGCCAAAAAATACCGGTGTACGTCCCTTAAATGGCGGTTCCGCCATAAACGCCGCAATAGCGGCCCCCTTATTGATGCCCTCAGGTTTTATCTCAACGACGCACTTCCCCGGCTGCAGCGCGAGCTGCGGATGTGCATCGGCCACGCTGCGGGCAATCGCAAAAATCGCCGCTTCGTGATGCGGAGCCTGCCGATAATGCAAGGCGAACGCCATGCCTTTCGCTTCCAGTTCCGTGCCCGGGAGCGACGCCAGCGCCGAGGAGAGTTCAGTATGTAACGCCTGAATTAAGGTATCGGGGAGTGATACAACATGCAGTTGATCATGGATATCGCGGCGCTCCGCTCCGTGTACACCGGCCAGCGGAAAGTGGTAAGGACTGGCGAGCACATCCAGCTCGGCCATTGAGCGCCCTGAAATCAATGCCAATGCGCCCTCGTTCAGTCGAGAGAGCTGCTGCAAATTCTCTAGCACCGTATCCGGTACGACCACGTCGTCAGGATGCGGCTGGATCCCGGCGAGCGTCCCGTCGAGGTCAAAAAAGAAAGCATATTTTCCGGGCAGTACAGGCGGTGCGGTTAACAAGTCAGCCACCCTAATCCTCCTTACGGTTTACGAGAGGTAAACGCCTTTACCTCTTTCATAGCCATGTAAGTATAGACAGTGTGATGGGCCTCGCCATTTGACAACCGCCCCGCCAGCAAAACTGGCGAGGCGGTTCAGGGGTCAACTATGGTTATTAGTTGAGCAATAAAAAGTCAGCGCTGGGGTTACACGGTACGCTTCGCTTTTTGCTTGTAACGGTCGAAAATCACGGCTGCCAGCAGGATCAGGCCGCGCACGACGTACTGAGAGAACGGCGAAATATTCAACAGGTTCATGGCATTTTCCACCGTGCCCAAAATCAGGATACCGGCCACCACATATGAGATTTTTCCGATGCCTCCCTTGAGGGAAACGCCCCCTAAAACGCACGCCGAGATGACGATCAGCTCATAACCGATAGAAGTCATTGGCTGGCCGCTGGTCATACGCGACGCCAGAATAATCCCCGCCGCGGCGGAGACCAGCCCGGAGAGCACGAAGATAATAATCTTGGTGCGTACAACCGGCACCCCTGCCAGACGAGCCGCTTCTTCATTGCCGCCGATCGCCAGCGTATTACGGCCAAAGGTGGTGCGGTTCAGCAGGAAGCCGAACAGGATCAGGCAGGCCACGGTGAGCCAGATAGGCGCAGGCAGGCCCAGCCAGTTGGCGTAGCCCAGCGTAAAGAAGCGCTCGTCTTCAATCCCTACCGCTTTACCGTCGGAGATGATATAGGCCAGACCGCGGACTATCTGCATCGTTGCAAGCGTGGTAATCAGGGCATTAATCTTCAGGCGTGCGATAACAAAACCGTTCACCAGACCGCTGATCATGCCGAGCAACAGACCGGCAAAAACGCCAATCCACAGGCTTTCCGTCATGTTGATCACCACCGCCGTGGTGACGCCCGCGCAGGCGATAACCGAGGCCACCGACAGGTCGAAATCACCGGAGGCCAGACAGAAGAGCATGCCGCAGGCCACCATGCCGGACATGGAAATCGCCAGTCCCAGCCCTTTCATATTAATGAAGGTGGCAAAATTAGGGACGAAGATTGCACAGGCGATGAAGAGTGCGGCAAAGACCACCAGCATGCCGTACTGATCCCAGATGCGTCCAAAACTAAAAGCCGACTTCGGCGCTCCGGATGTAGTAACAGAGGACATCATTAACTCCTTACTCAGGCGACAGCCTGGCTGACTTTAGGCATGGCGAGG harbors:
- the motB gene encoding flagellar motor protein MotB; this translates as MKNQSHPIVIVKKRKHKGGGHGSHGSWKIAYADFMTAMMAFFLVMWLISISSPKELIQIAEYFRTPLATAVTGGPRISNSESPIPGGGDDYTQQKGEVKKEPNIDELKRKMEQARLKKLRGDLDQLIEADPKLRALRPHLKIDLVQEGLRIQIIDSQNRPMFKTGSAEVEPYMRDILRAIAPVLNGIPNRISLSGHTDDFPYASGEKGYSNWELSADRANASRRELVAGGLDDGKVLRVVGMAATMRVSDRGPDDAINRRISLLVLNQQAEQAILHENAESQNESLDDLKQPGAVPAAAVPTSPPANPR
- a CDS encoding Csu type fimbrial protein, giving the protein MKASFLSLRACAEGIVQPFFALALGLTLVSGAGAVTSQSFKVSATVVPGCSVTTGTGGIFGTLDFGTHTGVESAPVSTSFVPNGALSIACTPGVALSMSINGGQNYASVRRMTRSGGTDVVGYRLYSSSSLAANSEIGVNQAIPVTYTNSNNIALPLFGVALLTGFSPAGTYSDQLTVTLSW
- the cheW gene encoding chemotaxis protein CheW translates to MTGMSNVTKLAGEPSGQEFLVFTLGDEEYGIDILKVQEIRGYDQVTRIANTPAFIKGVTNLRGVIVPIVDLRVKFSQGDVDYNDNTVVIVLNLGQRVVGIVVDGVSDVLSLTSDQIRPAPEFAVTLSTEYLTGLGALGERMLILVNIEKLLNSEEMALLDIAANHVA
- the flhC gene encoding flagellar transcriptional regulator FlhC — encoded protein: MSEKSIVQEARDIQLAMELITLGARLQMLESETQLSRGRLIKLYKELRGSPPPKGMLPFSTDWFMTWEQNIHASMFCNAWQYLLKTGLCSGVDAVIKAYKLYLEQCPQQEEGPLLALTRAWTLVRFVESGMLELSRCNCCDGNFITHAHQPAGSFACSLCQPPSRAVKRRKLSRDAADIIPQLLDEQIEQAV
- a CDS encoding dicarboxylate/amino acid:cation symporter — its product is MASANKLTLFIVIFMLAGILSGAAIHEYASADAIKAWSDNITLLTDIFLRLIKMVIAPLVFSTLTVGIMKLGETSTIGRVGGKAMVWFISSSVLSILVGLFIVTLERPGSGLNLTIPTEAVDTGLAVGGMTLKAFLSHTIPTSIAGAMSNNEILQIVVFSMFFGIGGASLGQKFNAPLVAALDVVSHIMLKVTGYVMYVAPLAIFAAISSVIATQGLGILLNYASFIGGYYVAILLTCMVLLAVGYMVLKKEVFRLVSMLKDPVLVAFTTSSSEAAYPKTLEQLERFGCSRNIASFVLPIGYSFNLVGSMVYCSFASMFIAQAYNIHLSFSEVTVLMLTLMLASKGIAGVPRSSLVVLAATIPSFNIPVAGILLLMGIDHFLDMGRSAINVLGNGIATAMLSQNEGAREAEAELVKQEA
- the cheA gene encoding chemotaxis protein CheA; the protein is MSMDISDFYQTFFDEADELLADMEQHLLDLVPEAPDSEQLNAIFRAAHSIKGGAGTFGFTILQETTHLMENLLDEARRGEMQLNTDIINLFLETKDIMQEQLDAYKSSAEPDAASFEYICNALRQLALEAKGEVAAAVVPAAKLSVVDAVAAEEAAPAAAQAGKLRVVLSRLKESEVNLLEEELGNLAKLSNVVKGKDSLAATLDDGISQDDIVAVLCFVIEADQIAFETEAAAVAAPAAEEEVAVVAQAAAPAVAPAAPVLKAVPKEAAAPGRGEKPAARSSESTSIRVAVEKVDQLINLVGELVITQSMLAQRSNELDPVTHGDLITSMGQLQRNARDLQESVMSIRMMPMEYVFSRFPRLVRDLASKLNKQIELTLMGSSTELDKSLIERIIDPLTHLVRNSLDHGIELPENRIAAGKSPVGNLILSAEHQGGNICIEVTDDGAGLNRERILAKAISQGMAVNENMTDEEVGMLIFAPGFSTAEQVTDVSGRGVGMDVVKRNIQEMGGHVEIQSKQGSGTTIRILLPLTLAILDGMSVKVADEVFILPLNAVMESLQPREEDLHPLAGGERVLEVRGEYLPLVELWKVFEVDGAKTEATQGIVVILQSAGRRYALLVDQLIGQHQVVVKNLESNYRKVPGISAATILGDGSVALIVDVSALQGLNREQRVAYTAA
- the flhD gene encoding flagellar transcriptional regulator FlhD, which codes for MHTSELLKHIYDINLSYLLLAQRLISQDKASAMFRLGINEEMATMLGGLTLPQMVKLAETNQLVCQFRFDNPQTITRLTQESRVDDLQQIHTGILLSTRLLSDISQPDDAARKKRA
- a CDS encoding Csu type fimbrial protein, translated to MKRKRLLICAGALLAATTVHPALAVTSSGTIGATLTLTNGCLINGSPTQNGINFGTLDFGTHPATFSTLTTQLTGASGGNTFTIQCTTASYTVAITGNTNSTAPGTVVGTPGTPARYLINTANAAQGVAYSLYSDSGFNNVIANNAALPVASTAGGVNSYTLYGRITGGGNSVTVVPGTYTDTINVSVTY
- the motA gene encoding flagellar motor stator protein MotA, which gives rise to MLILLGYLVVLGTVFGGYMMTGGHLGALYQPAELIIIGGAGVGAFIVGNNGKSIKGTLKAIPLLFRRSKYTKSMYMDLLALLYRLMAKSRQQGMFSLERDIENPKESEIFASYPRILADAMMLDFIVDYLRLIISGNMNTFEIEALMDEEIETHESESEVPANSLALVGDSLPAFGIVAAVMGVVHALASADRPAAELGALIAHAMVGTFLGILLAYGFISPLASVLRQKSAETTKMMQCVKITLLSNLNGYAPPIAVEFGRKTLYSSERPSFIELEEHVRAVKNPNQQTTTEDA